The DNA sequence GACACGTGCGCAATATGATTACCTGAATCGAATAGGCTCTATGAGCATATCCGGCAAAAGCGCTGGTATCTTTGCTAGTTTGTATCGATTCGTCAGTCAGGGAAATATTGCGCCAATCGGCCCATTTCAGCGATTTGGGATAAATTATCTTCGGTACGAACTGAAAGATCTGGATGGGAGATTTTTTCCAGACAATCGCAGTGTATTACCATCGGGGAACCTTTGGAAAATATCCTACACCTTGGGTACGCAACGTGTATTCGCGGAATATCTAGTGCTGAATTTAAGCATGCAAGTAGCTTGGGTTGGTACGATTTTACAATCATCATGGACTCCGGAAGAAAGGTATCTGGCCTCTACGGTGAGTTCCCGAATGCGCGGATTCTACGCCCTCAATGGCCAAATCGGAATTGGCGTACTCCTCTTTTAGCAGACTCAAACTCAATAATTTTCGGTTAGGGTGAATGACTGGCAACTTGTTTTAATTATGAAGCTTTGCCAAGCTTTCCGTCGGAGTCGATCATTCGACTTCAAACTTTGTGCTAGTGTGTGTAGTCTGCAAAGAGGAGATTAAGGTCTCCTCTTTTTCTCTTTTTTTGTCAAATACTCCCCGTATTTTTGCGCAAAGCTGCATGTAAGGAGCAACCATTGCTTCATGGCTTTGTATGCTATACACCCACCAAAGACGTTGCTTTTCGGATTGTTTTTTCAATCCAATTAGCATTTTCCCTTCATCTTTTTTCTTCCAATTCGCTATACCTTCCCCTATGTATGGAAACCTGATTCGGGAATGTATGCTGCTGTGTATTTCATTGTGCTTGGGTACCCAAGTTTGGGCCCAAAGCTTTACCATCAGCGGCTATGTTTCTGACGCCACTTCCGGCGAAAAATTGATCAATGCCAAAGTATTTGACAGTTTAAGTCAACAGGGCATCATCACGAATAACTTCGGATTTTTTAGTCTGACCTTGCCGGCCGGCGAGGTGAATCTGATTGCTGTGTATGCGGGATTTGAAGCCAGTTCCATCCCTTTTGAATTAAAAAAGGATACTCAAGTGGTCATTTCATTGGCTCCCTACCAGACGGATGTTGTCGAAATTGTCGCGGATGAAGTAGAGAGAATTGAGGAGCGGGTAGAAATGAGTACAGTGACCCTTTCACCAGAAGAGATCAAAAAGCTTCCGATGCTACTTGGTGAGGTCGATGTGGTGAAAGCGATTCAACTTTTGCCGGGTGTTCAATCGGGAAATGAAGGCAGTACGGGTCTTTATGTGCGTGGAGGCGGTCCCGATCAAAATCTTATTCTGTTGGATGATGTACCGCTTTACTATGTAAGTCATTTGGGCGGATTCTTCTCTGTGTTTAATGCAGATGCGATCAGCCAAGTGAAATTGACCAAAGGGGGTTTTCCTGCCAGGTATGGAGGAAGGATATCTTCCGTGCTTGATGTGAGAATGAAAGAGGGGAACATGCGAGAATTTCATGGACAAGGGAGCATAGGGATTTTGGCTTCTAAGTTTTCCTTCGAAGGCCCCATCATCAAGGACAAAGCGTCATTTATTATCTCTGGTCGGCGGACCTATTTCGATCTGCTGACAAGGCCTATTTCCAGAATTGCCTCTCGCCAAAGCTCTGGAGGCGAGGCCGTGGCAAGTTTTGGATATTATTTCTACGACTTGAATGCCAAGGTCAATTACGTTATTTCACCCAATGATCGTTTGTATTTGAGCGGATACATGGGAGATGATGATTTGGGGCTCAAGCTGACGGAAGAGTTTGGCACTCCCAATGAAGACCTGAGTATTCTGGAATTTGATACCGGCTCAAGATGGGGAAATCGAGTGGCTGCTTTGAGGTGGAATCACATTTGGAACCCCAAGGTTTTCAGTAACCTCACCGCCACCTTCACCAATTACCGATTCAAGGTTGAAAACGACTTTTACTCCGAAGAACATTTCGAACAAGAGATTTTAAAGGCTGAGGGATATCTGGGGTATCAATCAGGGATCAGGGATTTTGCCTTGAAATACGATATGGAGTTTTATCCCAATCCCAAGCATGAAATCAGAGTTGGTGCCAATACTACCCTTCACAAGTTCTCACCGGGATTGATTGGATATTCTGTTTCGGAAGCGGACACCTCGCTGCTGGATACAACCATCGGAAGTGAACCTATCAATTCTTTGGAAAGCTATGTCTATGTCGAGGATCTATGGAAAGTGAATGATCGATTGACCTTCCATTTGGGATTGCATGGAAGTCATTATCGAGTGGACCAATCTGATTATTGGTCCCTTCAGCCTCGAGTCTCAGCAAGATTCTTGGCTACCGATCGCCTTTCTCTCAAAGGTTCTTTCGTGACCATGACCCAGTTTCTCCATTTGTTGACCAATTCTGGTACTGGATTGCCGGTGGATCTTTGGGTTCCTGCCACCGATCGAGTTCCTCCCCAGCGTTCATGGCAAGTCGCTCTCGGTGCTGCGACCACTTTGAGAGATGGATGGGAATTGTCTGTGGAGGGCTACTACAAGGAGATGAAGACCCTGATCGAATACCGAGAGGGTACCAATTTTTTCCTGTCCCTAGAGGAATCTGATTGGCAAGATCGGGTGGTTTCCGGAGGAACTGGGACTGCGTATGGAGCAGAAGTGCTCTTGCAGAAACGAAAGGGTGCCACCACCGGCTGGTTGGGATATACCTTGTCATGGAATAATCGCCAGTTCGATGAACTGAATCAAGGGGAAGTATATCCCTATAAGTTTGACCGACGTCATGATGCTAGCTTGGTCGTGGCCCACACTTTCAATAAGCGAGTTTCGCTGTCCGGAACTTGGGTATTTGGTACCGGGAATGCCATGACTGTCCCTACAGGTCGCTATGCAACCCCGTCTGCCAATGGATATGATCGAAGCTTTTTCCCCATTTTCTATGGTTCCAATTCAGTCAATCTATACGAAGAGGGTAGAAACAATTTCCGAATGGAAGCCTACCACAGATTTGATATTGGCGTCAATTTCACCAAAGACAAGAAATGGGGAGAGCGGACCATCAGTATGGGGCTTTACAATGCTTATGGCCGAAAGAACCCTTACATGTACTACATCAGTCAGGAGCGTGAATATCTCCCTAATGGAGAGTATCGATCCGAGACCAATTTGACGAGATTTTCGCTCTTCCCTGTGCCCATCCCTTATTTCACCTATAGCTTTTCATTCTAATGCAACGATTCGATATCAGACCATTATTGATTAGTAGCTTGTTGGGATCGCTATTGATGATCTTGGCGGCGTGCGAGACTGTTGTATCAATTCCATTGCCAGAACACCAACCCAAATTGGTCGTGTATGGAATTTTGAATGCCGATTCAGCGCTTGAAATTCAGGTGTCTAGAAGCTATGGATGGAATGAGGAAGGAGGAGATTCGACCGAGTTTTTGGATGATGCAGTCGTGGAGATTCAGATTGGGAATGAATCGCCAGTTAGATTAGACTATGAGGAGGAGTACACCCCTTGGTCTTGGCCCAATCAGGTAATCGGTTCCTACATAGATCCTCAAATAGATTTGTCTGAAGGAGATTCGATTAAGTTAACTGTAAGTCATCCAGATTATCCAAGCGTAGAGGCTTCCACCAAGATGATTCCAGAATTGACAATCTCTGCGGTTGAACTACGACAGAATATTGCTCGGGAGATTTACGAAGATGGTTCCAAGGGCGATTTTCAATCTCTCTTGTCCGTTTCGCTGACAGATGATCCAGAGACTCGGAACTACTATTCTTTCGAGATTGCTGGGGTGATTTATGAAGACTCCATGGGATTCGATACACATCTGGGGTATAGCTCAGCTGGATTTGCAGAGATTGGAGGATCAGGAGGAGCTTACAATTCTGGAGGTTGGCTCCTTTCTGATGATGATTTCAATGGGAGCCTGGTTCAATTGGACTTACTCTTGTATCTGTATGATCCTTCATCTTGGTTTGAACCATTCACGGGCCAAGTAAAATATGTGATTCTTCACTCTAAGGTGTATGGCGGTGAGTGGGGTACGTATTGGGAGAAATACCGAATTCAGCAACAAGCTAATTCTGGGTTTGATTTGATTCCACCAGAGGCTGTTATTGTCAACTCCAATGTTGAAGGTGGATACGGGGTGTTGGGAAGTTGGACGACCCGAACGGACACCATCAGGCTATAAATAATCTTTCATGATAAGACCTTGGGAGCAGAGGAGTTTGCTTCCAAGGCTTTTTTGTTTAATGCTGTTAGGGTTGTGCTTCAATAGAAGTTGGCATTTTCTGTATGTTCAATAATTTTTGAAAATCAGGCCGTTTGCTATATTTGTATTATGCAATTTGAGGAAGGCAAGGAAAAATTTATCCAAGCATGGGGCGCAATTGGCTCCAATTGGGGCATCAACCGTACGATGGCCCAAGTACATGCATTGTTGTTGATCGCGCCAGAACCTCTGTCTGCGCAAGACATTATGGATGAGCTTAATATCTCCCGCGGGAATGCCAACATGAACCTGCGGGCACTCATTGATTGGGGGCTCATCGCTAAAGAACACAAGTCAGGAGAGCGAAAAGAGTATTTCTACGCTGAAAAAGATATCTGGCAAGTGGCCCAGCAGGTTATTCTTGAGCGTAGGAAAAGGGAATTAAAACCCGTTCTCAAGGTGCTTGAAGAAGTGAAGCACATCGAGAAAGGCGATCACTCTGAAGAGCAAATTCAGACCTTCATCTCTACAGTTTCGGACCTTGAAGGAGTCGTTAGCCAAGCAGATAAATTCCTAGACTTGATGCTGAAGTCCAACCGCAAATGGTTCTGGGAAAGAGTCCTCAAAATGCTTCCTGACAAAAGAGAATCCTAAAGAAGCATATTAGCCCGGATGCGTTTCGGGTTTTCTTTTGTTAAATAACTTTCATTAATTACTGAAAGTACTGAACTAACTAGTTGTGCTTTCGTTTAATCGATTGAACCTACTTAATTCACTGAAGTCATGAGAAAAGAACATAAAATGATAGGTAAGCCGCTCCAAAGATTGGGGCTCACCTATTTCCTGTTAAACATCCCAGGTGCAATATTGGGAACCCTCATGCTGATTTATCCGCTTGGAGCTCTCTTTGAAGGGAACTGGGGAGTCCTTGGTTTGATCCCTGTTTACATCTTCGGTATGTACTTGTTCACCAGGTATTTTCGAATGGGAATAGCCAAGGATCAAAATTTGATTCAGGCAAAACGTGCATGGATGATGACGTTCATCTATAATTTTGGAGGCCTAGTCTTGATGCTGGCAACACAGATTTTCCCGATGGCTATTTATCCGCTTTTAGGTACCGGATTTGGTCTGTTAGGTCTGAAATTGGTCAATGAACAACTGGAAGAATTTACAACTGAGGATGAGCCAATCGTTACTGCAAATAGCTGATTATGTTCTTGGTATAGGGTTTTGAAAGTTTCGTGATATTTTTTTCGCCAAAAACTTTCAATATTTACTGAAAGTCATGAACATACAGGACTTTATTTCGTTTAATGATCATAAGATAATGTTCCACAATATTGTGGTTAAGCATAGATGATTACATCCCAACACCCGCTGTTTACAATGGGGAGGCCGTCTTCAAGACGGCCTCTGTTTTTTGAGGGATGAGGAAAGTCGAAGTTGGGGGAGAGCCAAGGCAGGGAAAGAGACAGTATTAATTATTCGGCTTGCTCTTCGATTTCAATCAGCCTGAAAGGCCATGGGGATTGGTTCCAGATACTCGCCGGGTCTTTGGTCAAGCTATGGTAGGCTTTCCACCACTTTTCCCCGCCTTTTTCCATTTCCACGCTGGACCAGAATTGCCGGGCATCTAGGTAGTTTTTGCCCAACTCAGCCCAGGAGCCATATCTGTTTTGAAGGACTTGGCCTGCAGACCGCATCCGGTTGAGCGCTTCATCTTCAGAGGCGAATCCGGCTGCAACTCCAAGCTTATAGTTGTGAATATATCGGAGATAATCCCAGGCTAGAAAGCTTTGATATCTGATTCCATCTTGATTGGTACGAACCATCTCCACGCGATGCTTTTCTTCAGCTTGTTCTTGGAGGGTATCAAGACCAAATTTTCCGGCATCTACATCCTCCAGATATTGCTGGAGTTCTTGGGTATCCATATTCATGATGAATTCCATCTGTTCATGAAACTCTCGCCGATGACCAATCTGAAATAGCCAATCCTGTATCTCCTGAAAATCTCGTTTGGACTTCACTTCCCATTCTCTTCGGAAGTGTCTTCTAGCCGCAATCCAAGAAATGGGTCCCGAGTTGTGAGGAAAAAGACTAGAGTGAGGCTGTCCAGTAGCGTGCGATATCAAGGCATCCGCTGCCTGAAACCAGTCTTCAACCGTAAAAGGGGCAGGCTCTTCTTCCGTGACTGGTGAATCAGCAGGTTGTTCTTCTTCCACCTCCGTTAACTGCTCAACTGACTTTTTGGAGGGAAGCTTTGGTAGGGAAATTTTCAGATTGAACACTCGGATGATTCCCTTTAAGAGATAGCTAGGTAGATCCCAAAGGTGAACCCATAGCCATAGTAAAGGAAATAGTGCCAATGCCAAACCCACCGAATAAAGCGGGCCAAATTCTTGATGCACCAACAGAACTGCCAATGCTGCAAGGAGGATGGCAGCCAGACCGTAAATACTGATTTGCAGATAATAGGAAGGAACTTCTTGGCTAGTATGGGTACCCTGAAAATTTCGAATCGACTTGTTTCGAATACCGACCCAAACCATTCTTCCCAAGAATAAAGCTGCGATGGTGAGCACAGCTATTCCCCATTGGATATTGGACAGTTCCATAAATGTGATGAATGATCAAGGCAGATCAAATACTCGGAGAGATTCAACCTCCATGGAGGTATTGGGGCCAATATAAAATCCTACTTGATTTCCGGTAAACGTGCGGAAACTCAGAATATCAAAGTAGAATTCATTGATATAGATATGATACTGATCCTCCAGCTTCCTGATGGTAAGCTTATTGAATCCATTGGGGTTGAATGAATCAACGGTTCGTCCAGTGGCCAAGCCTGAATCCCAAGTCCCAACAAATACAGCTGAATCTTTCGTCATCCCCAGATAGGACATTTCTGCAGCCTCCTGTGCTCCCCACTGAAAAATAGCTGCTCCGTCACCATCAACAATCCGGACTTCAATTTCAATTTCAAAGTTTCGATTCTCGTCGATATCGATACTATTGCTGGTGTAAAATGCTTGACCGGGCTGCTTGGATTGGAAAAAGAATCTTCCGCCGGAAATTGTGCTGGTAGTCGCTGAGGAATTTCCGAGAAACCAGCCATTCGTGTTATTGTCAAATTCTTCCAGGAATCGAGCTGTTTTCTGTCCTGCTGGAATGGATGAGTAGGAGGGAGCATTCAATGCCCAATCTGGAGCAGCTGTTTCCGGGTTGAATAGTTCATCCAAATAATAATCTCGCTTAAAAGCATTCAGTTGTCCTCCATACATTTGTTCGCCCGTAGAACGCATGATCGAGGCAAATGATCCATTTGGGAGGACATCATCTTTGTGGAGTCGGTTGAGGATACAGTGTCCCAATTCGTGGAAAACGAGGATTTCTCGGTGCCATTCGTTGTTTCGCCAGTTGTAGGAATTGGTATCCAGATGAATCACTGGAGTAGGGGAGGACTCGGTAGCGAACGTGCACAAACCAGCAGCATCGCCATTTTGCAAGTTGGATTCAAACTCTACGATGAGGTTGTCGACTTCTAGGGTGATGCCTCTTTTGGATGCTTCCAATTCAAATAGATCGATGTAGGGCTCGATAATATCGGGTACCTGATATACAGCTGGCGCCGGATCTGGTTGACATGCAGAAAGCAGAATCGAACAAGCAACGAGAAGTGCAAAATGAGGCGTCCTACGCATAGTTGGTTTTATAGCATCCTAATGGAAAAGAAGAATACCCGTTGGTGGCATTAATATACTGGATATTTCAGGAAATAATAAGGCATTAAACGGGGACTCTTCTCGATCGGAGAATAGACACCAAGAGGGCAACAAACGCTGCCTGATTATTTGAGCGGAAAGTCTTTGGGTACTCGCCCGCTGCCTTGGCACCATTCGCATCTTTCTCGATTGCGTGTATTCTGCCACCAGCCTTTTCCTTCGCATCTGGTGCAGGTTCTTGAGGATGAGAATACTTCTCCTAATAGAAATTTGACCACCCGGAAGGCAACTACCCCCAACACGATGAAAATCGCGATTCTTATGAAAGCCATGGTTGATTTATGCTGTTAAAAACTAGGCCAAAATATAACTAAACAAGCGAATTTTCCCTAAGCGCGTTTAAGCTCAAGAATCGTAATTTCAGGAGGCATTCCTATTCTGCCCGGCATGGCCAAATAGCCGAATCCACGGTTGACATAGAGATATTGCTCCCCAGCTTGGTATAGGTCTGCCCACTCGTCATAGACGTATTGAACAGGGCTCCATTTGAAATCGCCTATTTCTACCCCGAATTGCATGCCATGAGTATGACCGGATAGCATAAGATCGATATCTGGATACTCAGGAAGAACTTGGGCTCGCCAGTGACTCGGATCGTGGGACAACAACAATTTGGTAGATATATCCTGAGTACCGGCATGCGCGAGTTGAAGCTGGCCATATTTTGGAAAGCGAGCCTTCGCGCCCCAGTTTCCAATACCTAGAACTGCAAGTTTTTCACCTGATTCCTCCAAGATTCGATGTTCATCAATCAAGATGTCCCAGCCCATTGCTCGGTGAATCGCGATCAGATCCTGCAAGTTTTTTTGTTTGGCACCTTCTGAAGGCCATGCTACATAATCGCCGTAGTCGTGATTGCCAAGTACCGAGAATACACCGAGTGGCGCTGCTACTTTTCCGAATACATCCACATAATCCTTCATCTCGGTCGCAACATTGTTCACAAGGTCACCTGTGAAAAACACCATATCAGGCTTCTCATTCATTAGCATTTCTACACCGCCCTTGACAGCTGTGCGATTCCAGAAACTGCCAGAGTGAATATCTGAGATCTGCGCGATCTTGATTCCATCAAAACTTTTTGGAAGCGATTTGAGGCTAATGGTTTTTTTCCGTACTCGGTAATCGTGTGCTCCACTGATAATTCCCCAGCTGATGGCAACTACCGGGGTAGTAGCGGCAATAACACCAACTTGGTTGAGGAACTGGGACCGAGAAATGGTGGATTCTACCGCTTGAGCGATTGGTGCCGTCTCAGGTTCGGAAACGGCGGAAGGGATGGTGTCTGTCGAGGTGAATAAGCTCCCTATCCATTTGAAAAACCGGATGATATCATCCAATAATACGAATAGGACCAAAATGATCTTGGCGAGGAGATTCGAGAAGATGTATACCATCAAAGAGGTCCGAATACCGGGGGAAAGCCATTTGATGGGGAGGAAGTTGTACCCAAGGATTGCTAGAAAGGTCAAACCCGTAAACGACCAGTAAACAATGTGCAAGATTCTTTGGGTAGAAGGGGAAAATGAGTCAGTGGCTGCTTTGATTCCCTGGAATGCATAGAAGTCTATCAATCCAAACAAGCATAGCAGCACTGCTACCTGAAATAATTTATCCATACGTCAATTCGCTTCTTTTGCTATGATGCTATTTAGGAGTTCTGCCAAATCTCCCACGAAGCCTCTGCCTGTAAAACTAGCATGCGATATCCATTTGTCACGCTAGCTCCTTGGGCTTTTGCCAACTTCATGAAAGAGGTCATAGCTGGGTTGTATACCAGATCATAGACAAAATGGTTGTCAGTCAGATACTCATAAGGAAGATAGGGAGCCTCATCCACATTGGGGTACGTGCCTAAGGGGGTTGTATTCACGATCAATTGATACGCGCTCCAATCTCTGTCCCTAAGCTCTTGGTAAGAAATGTGGTCTGCCTCGCGAGGTGACCTGGATACCATATCGACTTGGTCTGTGCCCATCCATTCTTTCAAGACAAACTTGATAGCTTTTGAAGCTCCTCCCGTTCCCAACACCATCGCTTGAGAGATTTCAGCATCTCCAATCAATTCCAGTAGCGAGGTGTGAAAGCCGATACAATCAGTATTGTCGCCTATCAATTTCCCTTGATCAAATTTCACGGTATTGACCGCTCCGATATGCTCAGCAGACTCCGAAAGCTCATCCATGAATGGGATAATGTCTTCCTTGTAGGGAATTGTGACATTGAGACCCGCTAAATCTGGGTGGTCCGCAAGTAACTTAGGAAACTCCTCGATAGAAGGAAGTTCGAATAATGAGTAGTGAGACTGGATGCCTAGATCCGTGAATTTTTTCGTGAAGTACTTCTGGGAAAAGCTGTGCTTGAGCGTTTCCCCGATCAATCCGTAATGGGCCATTGGTTTTGTAGCTAATTGAGTGGTTGGTGCTACAAGTTGCAATTTTTCCTGAATGCCCATCGCAATTTCTAGGCTTTCAGAGTGGGATTCGTCAAAACAGTTCCCATAAAAAAACAGGCCGCTATTAGGCGGCCTGCAGTATCGTACTTAATGAAATCTTTGGATTTCCTTATTCAGCTCCAGATTCGTTGAAGTTGTAAGACAACGTGAATCGGAGGGTATTTTGAAGTGGGTGATTCTGCTGAAGTGGTGCCAAGTAGGAGAAGTCCAAACCGAACACATTGTAGCGGATACCCAATCCCAAGGTGATGTACTGACGGTTACCTTTGTCCGGGTGCTCGTAGAAATACCCTACTCGGGCTGCGAACAAATCGCGGTACCAGTACTCAGCACCGAAAGAAAGGTTGATTTCGGACAATTCTTCACCGAACCCACCTGGAGCATCACCAAAGCTACCGAACATTCCACTCAATGCAGACTGATCTGGAGTCATGCCCAATGAGTCTGGGGAAGGAACGAGCAATTTGTTGAAGTCGTTGGTGAAGGTGAAAGAGTTGTACTCATCCAAGAAGAACCGGAATGCATAACCAATACGGAGATTGGTAGGCAAGAAGTCCTTGTCATCAGATTGCCCAGTGTAGGAAACTTTAGGTCCGATGTTGGAGATATTCACACCAGAGGTGAATGTCACTGGAATATCGCTTGCTCCATTGATGGTGAAGTCCTTTTTGTACATGAAGGAGATATCACCGGCTACTGCATGGACAGGGTTGATATTAACCGCGTCTACAGAGTTGGAGGACAATCGGCTATAGATATAGCGCAGTGCGATACCACCGGAGAGAGACTCGGAGATTTTCAGGGAGTAACCAACGTCGAATGCAAATTCGTTTGGCTTGTCCACCCCGAGAGGTTCACCGTTGTTTCCGGTCAGTTTGATTTCACCGAGGGAGAAATATCGGAGAGAAGATCCGATTACCCCTGCGTTTCCTGTATTGTAGTACCCAGAGAGGTACATCAAGTTGATATCAGGAATACCCAATGTCTGCAACCAAGGGGAATAAGACATTGCGAATCCCATTCTGTTATCGATAAACGCCAAAGCAGAAGGGTTCCAATGCATGGCGTTAGCATCATCCGTAATGGCTACCCCGGCATCACCAAGGGCTCCGCCCCGTGAATCAGGGGAGATTAGCAGCAATGGAACTGCGGTTGTAATAGTTTTGGATGGCTCCGTTTGTGCCTGGGCCTTGTTTCCAAAACCAAATCCGAGAACAGTCAGACATGCTGCCGCTAGAAAAGCTTTCCTCATCATGTGCGCTACCTTTGAGATCATAATTGAGAGTAAAATTCAGTGTAGCATTTTATTCATAGGCTGATCTATATGGGTTTCAAAAAGTGCAATTTTTCGTAGAATATCAAGCTGATTTCCATAAAAAACTGCTGATCTCTTTGGGCTTTAGGCAAATATAAGCCTTTTCGCCAAAAATCCACCAACTGCAAAATTATGAACCTTAATCAATAGATGATGAATTCAATCGGCTGATTGCCAGTCATCAACGGAAAAGGACCAATTTCTCAGCTCGATGTACCGTTCGCCCAGTTTCTACTTCTTTCAACTGAACGGTGTAGATATACATTCCGCTGCTCAGTGGATTCCCTAGATCGCCTCTGCCATCCCACTTCATACTCTGGAGAACATTGCCTTCAGCATCCATTTCTGCAAATAGCTGCTTCACTCTTTCACCAGAAGCGGTAAATATATCAATTTGTACTTCAATATCTCGACCATCCAGATTATGGCTAATCAAAAAACGGGTTTCTTCCCCCATTCTGAATGGGTTAGGAAAGTTGTATAGTTCTTCGATCATCGCCTGTTGATCGTCGACAACTACAAATTCTGTCGTCGCTTCTGAATAGTTGTTCCGGACATCCCAAACGCGGATCGTCAACGTATGGGGTCCCAGTTCTAGATCGCTCAGCGGATACCGGACTTCTCCGTACTGGAAACTGTCTGATTTCGCTGTGTAGTAATCATTCAGAATCCATGTCTGGTCATCTTGCTCATCAAGATAGGCAGCGATTTCGTGACCAATACCAGTACCGATTGTATTGATTCCATTTTCATCGAATACTTCAGCATAAAGGTCTGGGCTGGAACTTGTGATCCCACCAGAGATCCAATTGCTATCATTGATATACAGCTTCACGGTAGGACCGGTAGTATCCGGCTCAGCATCTTCGTAGGTTCCACCAACATGGATATTGTCGTAGCAGCCTACTCCGTCCGTGTCTTCATTGAAGAAATAGGTTGTGATTTTCCCTTTGCCGGGCTCGTAGGAGATATCAATGGGGACGACAAACTCAAATTCAAACGCTCCATCCTTGACTGAGGTCAGGCCGTTGAAAATACGGTTCTTCTGCCAATAGAAGCTGAATCCACTTTGGCCAGTGGTAAACAAGCCGGGTTTGTCAAAGACTGTTACCTCCATTTCTCCCGCAAAATCATCCATCGGATTGCCTCCCGGATCAGTAACAACTCCTGAAACCTTCACTCGCTGAAGCGATTTAAGGGTGTCAACAGCTGTTGGATCTATCGGAACTTCATTGACTGTCACCATCTGAGCTCGATTCTTGGGATAATTAAGAATCAACCCCGGATCGCCTAGCAGGGTGAAGTTTCTAGAGTTAATGTTCGTCAGATTGCCTCCCGGGAAGGTGATGTTTTTGGTCTGCATCATGATCTCTCCCACAGTTGGCATCCGGTTCTTTTCATGATCCCAGCTGAGGCTATACTTATAGAAGTTTCTGTTCAGGGTCGCATTCGGTGCAGAGTAGACCAATCTCACAGTTGTGAACATGGCAATTGCACCCGCATCAGGCTCTAACAAAAATTGCTCTGCGCCACTAGCTGCTTCTGGATCATCATACCGTCCGAATTCACAGGTGGCTGTTACCACCGCAGGATAGCTTCCTCTATTTTCTAGCTTTCCGATATCGGATACCCTAAAAATGCTGGAATTGGACCATTCCTGTGGACTACCATGACCTGTATAATTGACAAGCAGACTTCCTTCATTGAAGCTATTGATCAAGGCTTCGCGTGCTCCTGGGTATTTTTCCCCTGAAGCGGTATTTTCAACCGGATAGTTATCGGTGTAAATCTTTTCTACTTGGTAGCAAGCTGACGCATCATAGATCTGCGAAGTATAGGCATCCGCCTGAGAGGTATGGGTAGATCCGTCCTCACGCTTGTAATCGGCAACCAATACAATTCTATTTCTCCAAGGGCCAATTGGGTTGTCGGAGGTGGAATTAACGTATCGAATGATTTTATCCACCATGGTTTGGGCCTCATCTATGGTATTCACAGGAAGACGACCAATGGGCACATCGATAGTGTTCACCTGAGTAGTGAGATCTCCATCCACGTTGGAACCTTCTCCCCAAAATCCTTCGCTTGGTTCCATGATACCGA is a window from the Pontibacter sp. G13 genome containing:
- the porU gene encoding type IX secretion system sortase PorU produces the protein MIRSLSAMIALCLSIQVQAQSFSNQSVLNDGTWYKIGITETGIYRLDAGFFSQLGIDASAINPQQIQIFGNGGQMLPQLNSADRHDDLVENAIQVTGQGDGSFDNGDIVRFYAEGPGSWTLDGTSFNHHTHLYADTNFYYLRIGTENGLRVTNSNNLTSTYSPPGAVGIAYHESELINPIISGRYWLGETFDASVDQTFSMPVPAADPNGMIRLTMQVAAHSDVNSSFNAYVNGTALSGAMTLGGVNTSSKETTYYTRNERTYELPASILNGANTLDLRLVYNKSGSSRGKGYLDWVEVEFDRRWNTGGASAISYELVEGIGAGQVAEISLGNANGYKVWDVTNPLSPTIVSTISNGNALDFQLEAETPKRIIAFTGTELSPASAEGMANQNLHGMPLVDYLMIVHPNFWDQANQLADMHRTAYNRSVALVTPEQIYQEFSSGKQDVSAIRDFIRMFYERSAGMSPQHVLLFGDGTYVYKDVSANLNTSTNFVPTYQSRNSWHQSTSYTSDDFFGIMEPSEGFWGEGSNVDGDLTTQVNTIDVPIGRLPVNTIDEAQTMVDKIIRYVNSTSDNPIGPWRNRIVLVADYKREDGSTHTSQADAYTSQIYDASACYQVEKIYTDNYPVENTASGEKYPGAREALINSFNEGSLLVNYTGHGSPQEWSNSSIFRVSDIGKLENRGSYPAVVTATCEFGRYDDPEAASGAEQFLLEPDAGAIAMFTTVRLVYSAPNATLNRNFYKYSLSWDHEKNRMPTVGEIMMQTKNITFPGGNLTNINSRNFTLLGDPGLILNYPKNRAQMVTVNEVPIDPTAVDTLKSLQRVKVSGVVTDPGGNPMDDFAGEMEVTVFDKPGLFTTGQSGFSFYWQKNRIFNGLTSVKDGAFEFEFVVPIDISYEPGKGKITTYFFNEDTDGVGCYDNIHVGGTYEDAEPDTTGPTVKLYINDSNWISGGITSSSPDLYAEVFDENGINTIGTGIGHEIAAYLDEQDDQTWILNDYYTAKSDSFQYGEVRYPLSDLELGPHTLTIRVWDVRNNYSEATTEFVVVDDQQAMIEELYNFPNPFRMGEETRFLISHNLDGRDIEVQIDIFTASGERVKQLFAEMDAEGNVLQSMKWDGRGDLGNPLSSGMYIYTVQLKEVETGRTVHRAEKLVLFR